The Erinaceus europaeus chromosome 16, mEriEur2.1, whole genome shotgun sequence genome includes a window with the following:
- the ARID3B gene encoding AT-rich interactive domain-containing protein 3B, with product MEPRPQPPTRDGLQVETQEAREVAFLPARKYSPLPARPLGSRALDVPAARACDGGAVSSEPEEEEEEEEEEEDGALGDEEDGAEVCTGQVAAPFLQTLGQDPRGTPRPPPHPLRAREDPARNPTKAPPGWSLDQQLKQNGAHAWSEEADGRGREVSRDFAKLYQLDADPGRKLFLDDLFVFMQKRGTPISRIPIMAKQTLDLYLLYKLVTDKGGLVEVINRKLWREVTKGLSLPTSITSAAFTLRTQYMKYLYAYECERKALSSPAELQAAIDGNRREGRRPSYSSPLLGSPPAASALLAAPKARGPGSGLTSSSPRVSPAAALRTGDGVPSSQQPGSRVEQPLDRRLRPPAEPRPAPPAFKRGLLGVATPLPLRIRLNGRAEDRAEPAALSLAPGGVGRIGVSLDIDGTTYTGVLFAQKPVVHLLAGTAPPVVAGPSPRCSAAPPASRGAEPPTSWSL from the exons ATGGAGCCCCGGCCACAGCCCCCCACCCGTGAcggcctgcaggtggagacccaagAGGCCAGGGAGGTGGCGTTCCTGCCCGCCCGGAAGTACAGCCCCCTGCCTGCCAGGCCCCTGGGCAGCCGGGCCCTGGACGTTCCCGCTGCCCGGGCCTGTGATGGAGGGGCCGTGAGCTCAGagccggaggaggaggaggaggaggaggaggaggaggaggacggagCTCTGGGAGATGAGGAGGATGGGGCAGAGGTGTGCACGGGGCAGGTGGCAGCCCCATTCTTGCAGACTCTTGGCCAGGACCCCAGGGGCACGCCtaggcccccaccccaccctttgcGAGCTCGGGAAGACCCTGCCAGAAACCCCACCAAGGCCCCGCCCGGCTGGAGCCTGGACCAGCAGCTCAAGCAG AACGGCGCCCATGCCTGGAGTGAGGAGGCAGATGGTCGGGGACGAGAGGTCTCTCGAGACTTCGCCAAG CTGTACCAACTGGACGCCGACCCCGGGCGGAAGCTGTTCCTGGATGACCTTTTTGTCTTTATGCAGAAGAGGG GCACCCCCATCAGCCGCATCCCCATCATGGCCAAGCAGACGCTGGACCTGTACCTGCTGTACAAGCTGGTGACGGACAAGGGGGGGCTGGTGGAGGTCATCAACAGGAAGCTGTGGAGAGAGGTCACCAAGGGCCTCAGCCTGCCCACCTCCATCACCAGCGCCGCCTTCACGCTACGCACCCA GTACATGAAGTACCTGTACGCCTACGAGTGTGAGCGGAAGGCGCTGAGCTCTCCGGCCGAGCTGCAGGCCGCCATCGACGGTAACCGGCGGGAGGGCCGGCGGCCCAGCTACAGCTCCCCGCTGCTTGGCAGCCCGCCCGCGGCCTCCGCCCTGCTGGCCGCGCCCAAGGCCCGCGGCCCCGGGTCCGGGTTGACGTCCAGCAGCCCGCGCGTGTCCCCCGCGGCCGCGCTCAGAACAG GGGACGGCGTGcccagcagccagcagccaggCTCCCGCGTGGAACAGCCGCTGGACAGGAGGCTTCGGCCGCCCGCGGAGCCGCGCCCGGCACCCCCGGCCTTCAAGCGCGGCCTGCTGGGTGTGGCGACGCCGCTGCCCCTGAGGATCCGCCTCAATGGCCGCG CGGAGGACCGAGCGGAGCCGGCGGCCCTGAGCCTGGCGCCCGGCGGCGTGGGTCGCATCGGCGTGTCCCTGGACATCGACGGCACCACCTACACAG GTGTGCTGTTCGCACAGAAGCCGGTCGTCCACCTCCTGGCGGGCACAGCCCCCCCGGTTGTCGCCGGCCCGTCGCCTCGCTGCTCTGCTGCCCCCCCTGCATCTCGGGGCGCCGAGCCCCCCACCAGCTGGTCTCTGTGA
- the LOC132533515 gene encoding basic proline-rich protein-like: MGRPLPRGGPHSPSGDPCPREPPTPHRATPAPGNPPTPHWETPAPGWPPLPIGRPLPPGIPPLPIGRPLPPGIPPLPIGRPLPPGGPHSPSGDPCPREAPTPHRATPAPGNPPTPHRETPPPGRPPLPIGRPLPPGTPPLPIGRPLPPGGPHSPSGDPCPRESPTPHRETPAPGNPPLPIGRPLPPGTPHSPSGDPCPREPPTPHRETPAPGRPPLPIGRPLPPGTPHSPSGDPCPREPPTPHRETPAPGNPPLPIGRPLPPGTPHSPSGDPCPREPPTPHRETPAPGRPPLPIGRPLPPGTPHSPSGDPCPREAPTPHRATPAPGNPPTPHRETPPPGRPPLPIGRPLPPGTPTPHRATPAPGNPPTPHRATPAPGRPPLPIGRPLPPGGPHSPSGDPCPREAPTPHRETPAPGRPPLPIGRPLPPGGPHAPSGDPCPRASPDAPPPGAPGPAPAAPPKLAHLPPPAPPARGPHTCGSAGQPIWLRSCVSASAGGGASPGRGQAVGGA; this comes from the coding sequence atggGGCGACCCCTGCCCCGGggaggcccccactccccatcgggAGACCCCTGCCCCCGggaaccccccactccccatcgggCGACCCCTGCCCCCGGgaacccccccactccccattggGAGACCCCTGCCCCCGGgtggcccccactccccatcgggCGACCCCTGCCCCCGGGaatccccccactccccatcgggAGACCCCTGCCCCCGGGaatccccccactccccatcgggCGACCCCTGCCCCCGGgcggcccccactccccatcgggCGACCCCTGCCCCCGggaggcccccactccccatcgggCGACCCCTGCCCCCGGGaatccccccactccccatcgggAGACCCCTCCCCCCGggaggcccccactccccatcgggCGACCCCTGCCCCCGGgaacccccccactccccatcgggAGACCCCTGCCCCCGggaggcccccactccccatcgggCGACCCCTGCCCCCGGgaatcccccactccccatcggGAGACCCCTGCCCCCGggaaccccccactccccatcgggAGACCCCTGCCCCCGggaaccccccactccccatcgggAGACCCCTGCCCCCGggaaccccccactccccatcgggAGACCCCTGCCCCCGGgcggcccccactccccatcgggCGACCCCTGCCCCCGggaaccccccactccccatcgggAGACCCCTGCCCCCGggaaccccccactccccatcgggAGACCCCTGCCCCCGggaaccccccactccccatcgggAGACCCCTGCCCCCGggaaccccccactccccatcgggAGACCCCTGCCCCCGggaaccccccactccccatcgggAGACCCCTGCCCCCGGgcggcccccactccccatcgggCGACCCCTGCCCCCGggaaccccccactccccatcgggCGACCCCTGCCCCCGggaggcccccactccccatcgggCGACCCCTGCCCCCGGGaatccccccactccccatcgggAGACCCCTCCCCCCGggaggcccccactccccatcgggCGACCCCTGCCCCcgggaacccccactccccatcggGCGACCCCTGCCCCCGGGaatccccccactccccatcgggCGACCCCTGCCCCCGGgcggcccccactccccatcgggCGACCCCTGCCCCCGGgcggcccccactccccatcgggCGACCCCTGCCCCCGggaggcccccactccccatcgggAGACCCCTGCCCCCGGgcggcccccactccccatcgggCGACCCCTGCCCCCGGGAGGCCCCCACGCCCCATCGGGAGACCCCTGCCCTCGGGCGTCCCCAGATGCTCCCCCCCCAGgagcccccggccccgccccggccGCTCCGCCGAAGCTCGCACACCTGCCGCCACCTGCCCCGCCCGCGCGCGGGCCGCATACCTGCGGGTCCGCCGGGCAGCCGATCTGGCTGCGCAGCTGCGTCTCCGCGTCCGCCGGGGGCGGGGCCTCACCGGGGCGGGGCCAGGCTGTGGGCGGGGCCTGA